CGGAGCAGAGCGGTGTCAAGGCGATCGTCGATTTCTCGATACGCCTGCGCCGGTATACCTGATCCCGGAACGTCCGCAACCTACCATGCGGGACCGGCGCGCAACGGCGCGCGCGCCGCTTATTTCGCCCGATTGTCGGGGCGCGAATAACGCCACTTGCTCGCATTGGAATTGATGCCGGCATCCTCGCGGATGCGCTTTTCCGCGCGTTCGATGTCGGCGCGGGCGAGATCTTCCCGCTGCTTTTGCCGGGTCGCCTGATCGCGTTGATCAAGTGTTGGGCCTGAATAATGTTTCATAGATCCTCCGGACTGGAGCGTGCTGCGTAATGAGGCGCTGCGTTGAGCCGGATGTCGCGGACGGATTCAAATCACTGGAGAGATGATCTTGTCATCCACGATGTTCTTGCCGAATTGCATCGCCAGGTCGAGTGCGAGCGCCGTTCTGGAAAATGGTCGAGTAACGCGGCGCCGTCGCCGAGGTCGCCGGAATCGTGTCGATACGCACGATTGAACCGAAACGCTTCGGACCGGGTGTGTGGGGATCGCCGAACGGCGGAAAGAGTATTTGTGAATACGCACGGAGTTCATGCCCGTGATATTCGAGAGTGGGGATGGTCATGATTTGCTCCTGACAGAGCAATTGTTGGCGCCGGAGGATTCAAGGGCGCCGATGCCGTGGCAACGAACAGGCAGATATTTTTAGTGTGCGCGCCTGACGGTGGCGGCGCAAGCGAAACATCGGATCACGAAGCATCTTTTGCAGGCGAGACATTCGTGACGGGAAGTGCTCGATACCTGCCGCGAGCATGGCGAGGATGACGCACCGACGTGGACGATGCATGCATCGTCCGGCGATGTTGACCACTGCCTCGAAGCAGGACCGATGGCGACGGATGAACGATCGACACGCCGTCGAATTCATCGAGCGCAGGGCCGGCGTATCGCGCGATCAGGGCGTGTGCCGGTTGAGGCATGTCGCATGCGCTATCGAATCGATAGCTATTCCATTCCCGAGCGTTCCCTCGCATCCGAAATCTGCTGCTTCGAGGTGCGCGATGGCTTGCACTCGGTCGGAATCGCGTGCCTCGGTTTCTCGGGGGCGACGGGCATTCCGTCATCGGTCGCGTTGTCTTGCGCATATTTCCGGTGTTGTTGATGCGTGTCGCGGTCCTTCTTCTTGAGGTCGTTCATGGGCGTGCTCCTGTAAATCACGTTCCCGCGCCGATCTGATTGCTCGAACCGGATCGCGGTCGAATGCATGGACGATCTGTCGGAGCGTCGTGGCGCCGGGCCGTGCATCGGCATTAGCGCTGCATGCATGCGTGCCAACCCAGAATGGACGAGCGAAAAGGGGAAGTCGGTACGATGCCGCGCAGTGGCAGCTAGAGTCGCTTCAGGTCAGGAAGCAGGCGATCGAATTCGCGTTTGACCACGCTGTAGCATTCGCACACGCGCTGTTCGAGCCCTGGCCGGTCCAGCACCTCGATATGGCCGTAGTTGTAGCGGATGAGGCCCGCGTCCTGCAGCTTCAACGCCGCTTCCGTCACGCCCGATCTGCGCACGCCCAGCATGTTGGCGATCAGTTCCTGCGTCATGTGCAGTTGGTTCGAAGGAAGGCGGTCGAGGCTGAGCAGCAGCCAGCGACACAGTTGCTGATCGATCGAGTGATGCCGGTTGCAAACGGCGGTCTGAGCCATCTGCGTGATGAGCGCCTGGGTATAGCGCAGCAACAGGCGTTGCATCGCGTTGCCGCGCCGGAATTCTTCTTTCAGGATGGTCGCTTCGAGCCGATAGGCCTGCCCCGCGCTTTGCACGACGGCTCGGCTCGGCGTCGTTTCGCCGCCCATGAACAGCGACACGCCTATCATGCCTTCATGGCCGACGATCGCGATTTCCGCGGACGAGCCGTTCTCCATCACATAAAGCAGGGAAACGATCGACGTGGTCGGAAAATAGACGTGGTAAAGGTGGCCGCCCGACTCGTACAGCACTTT
This genomic stretch from Burkholderia oklahomensis C6786 harbors:
- a CDS encoding Crp/Fnr family transcriptional regulator, which translates into the protein MQDNPPITENHLLAALPENERAHIAPHLTLVEMPLGKVLYESGGHLYHVYFPTTSIVSLLYVMENGSSAEIAIVGHEGMIGVSLFMGGETTPSRAVVQSAGQAYRLEATILKEEFRRGNAMQRLLLRYTQALITQMAQTAVCNRHHSIDQQLCRWLLLSLDRLPSNQLHMTQELIANMLGVRRSGVTEAALKLQDAGLIRYNYGHIEVLDRPGLEQRVCECYSVVKREFDRLLPDLKRL